One Candidatus Nitronauta litoralis genomic window, CTCATTCAAAATGATCCTGAAAATGGCCAGGCCCAGTTTGAACTATGTAATGCTTACAGGAAAAAAGGGTATTACACGGTAGCGATCCGCTATTGCGAGAAAAGTATCAATCTGGTTGATAATTTTTACGAGGCAATGAATCGCCTGGCCTGGTTGTATGCAAAAAAGAGAATTAACCTGGAAAAGGGATTATCGCTTTCACAAAAAACGGTAAAAGCGTTTCCAAAGAAACCAGAATACATGGATACATTGTCAGAAATCTATTTTGCTTCTGGTGAAAAAGATCAGGCCGTGGAAATGATATCCAAAGCCTTAGAGATTGCCCCGAATTCAAAATATTTCAAGCAACAATTGTGGAAATTCAAAAATGAGAAAGTTCCCGCAGGTTAGCATCAGGCCTGGCCTACCGATTTTATAACGATATAAACTGCGTACGCAGTGAGTAAAAACAAACCATCAATTTTTTTAAGATTGTGTCCAAACCGTATAAGTGCGATGAGTCCAAGGGTCAGGCCTGCACAATAGACAAGGTCCATTTGAATTGGAGAAACAATATTTAGAGGCTGGATGAGAGACGCGGTCCCCAGTACCATTGTGATATTAAAAATATTGCTGCCAAACACATTTCCAAGGGCCATTTCCCCGTGACCTTTTAGGGCTGAGAGCGTGGCTGAAACAATCTCGGGAAGGCTGGTTCCAACCGCAACAATAGTGATCCCGATGAGCCATTCACTGATCCCGTAGGATCGGGCAATATTGACCGCGCCCTGTACCATCCAATGCGCTCCAAGAACAAGCCCAACCAAACCCACAATGATGAGTCCAACCTGAATGAGAAGTCCTGCGCTTGGGAAATAGCTGGATTCCTCTTCGAGCTCCAGATCCCCCCCATCTTTTGCGGTCAATGCCAACAAGACATACCCCACAATGCAGGCGAATAAAATGCCTCCTTCTATCCGGCTTAAAAATTGATTCCAGGTAAAAAACAGAAGCATTCCGGTTGCAAACAATAATGGAGGAGTTTCTTTTTTCAGACGTCCCGGCTCAATAGTAACAGGGGCAATAAGTGCTGTTATTCCTAAAACCAACCCGATATTTGCAATGTTGCTACCCACTACATTGCCTAGCGAAACCTCTGGGGCTCCCTGTAGGGTTGCTAACAA contains:
- a CDS encoding calcium/sodium antiporter, with product MWFDLLLILLGLGFLYFGGEFLISGSIQVAKFFKLSPFTIGAVVIGFGTSAPELCVSLLATLQGAPEVSLGNVVGSNIANIGLVLGITALIAPVTIEPGRLKKETPPLLFATGMLLFFTWNQFLSRIEGGILFACIVGYVLLALTAKDGGDLELEEESSYFPSAGLLIQVGLIIVGLVGLVLGAHWMVQGAVNIARSYGISEWLIGITIVAVGTSLPEIVSATLSALKGHGEMALGNVFGSNIFNITMVLGTASLIQPLNIVSPIQMDLVYCAGLTLGLIALIRFGHNLKKIDGLFLLTAYAVYIVIKSVGQA